In Zunongwangia profunda SM-A87, the following proteins share a genomic window:
- a CDS encoding SusC/RagA family TonB-linked outer membrane protein: MKQGLLRISLFLIAVLSFSFAKAQTVSGTVTDGSMPIPGVNILVKGTSNGTTTDFDGNFTLNDVASDATLVFSFVGFAQQEVKVNGRSTINITMSEDAAALSEVVVIGYGSTTVKDATGAVATVSAEDFNQGVISSPEELIQGKTAGLQVTSTSGEPGAGVNIRIRGTTSVRGGNNPLFVVDGVPLAGSDTSSGGTDVGFGSSSAKNPLNFLNPSDIESMSVLKDASATAIYGSRGANGVVIITTKSGRGNKGRVEYSTTTSVANAANTYDLLNRDEFLEAVEDLGNDPDAIDFGGDTDWQRAVLRTAFSKNHNLSYSNSYKTGNYRASLSYADQEGIIKNSSMERISGRVNFNQRLFDDRLSLNLQTTLSQVKDERAPISNNAGASGDLLGGAYQSNPTYPADPDFQLPGLINPLALLKYNQDKTDTERLLVNFSAEYDIFSDLSAKVNLGYDKSESDRRASISPDILGISGVPGNGRANLNEIDATNRLMEITLNYKKQFENSKIEALVGYSFQDFERKGSNISGFGFGTSNLNTMADNLEYSSNILASNISGSYQQYGYSSEGFFVNRLFPEIATDNLTAPSGINVNSVAFDSFNTTDELQSYFARVNYTLFDKYIFTGTIRADGSTRFGGNNKYGYFPSGAFAWQMAEEDFIPDTFSTLKFRIGYGVTGNQEIPYNQYEQRERYSGIGIGNGGNIVVPGTSLVSFANPDLKWEETSQTNLGLDFGFMRDRLSGSLDFYYKNTTDLLIQVFSAQPSPQPFVYQNLDANIINKGVEFSIDYNIFQTEDFYWNFGFNVAYNHNMVEDFDGIIDTGEINGQGLTGAFAQRLVGGYPLFSYYLREFTGFDENGFNTYEGGDIDNQTFVGKSALPKTNLGISTRFEYKNWDLSAFFTGQYGFYVYNNTANAFFTAGTLSNGRNVTRDVVGNGESPLNAPDVSTRFLERGDFLRMQNATLGYNFNFDENSIFNSLRLYLTGQNLFLITNYSGLDPEVDTNKALNNVPSAGIDYTSYPRPRTYTFGLNVTF; the protein is encoded by the coding sequence ATGAAACAAGGATTATTAAGGATCAGTTTGTTCCTTATAGCCGTACTGAGTTTTTCATTTGCAAAAGCGCAAACGGTTTCGGGAACAGTGACAGATGGCTCTATGCCGATCCCAGGAGTAAACATTCTGGTAAAAGGTACTTCTAATGGTACCACCACAGATTTTGACGGTAACTTTACTCTAAACGATGTAGCCAGTGATGCTACGCTTGTTTTTAGTTTTGTTGGTTTTGCTCAGCAAGAAGTTAAAGTAAATGGTAGATCAACTATCAATATTACTATGTCTGAGGATGCAGCAGCGCTAAGTGAAGTTGTCGTGATCGGTTATGGTTCTACCACCGTTAAAGATGCAACAGGTGCCGTAGCAACCGTTTCTGCCGAAGATTTTAACCAGGGGGTTATCTCTTCACCTGAAGAATTAATTCAGGGGAAAACTGCAGGATTACAGGTAACAAGTACTAGCGGTGAACCTGGTGCGGGCGTAAATATTAGAATTAGGGGTACCACCTCTGTTAGAGGAGGCAATAACCCTCTATTTGTAGTAGACGGTGTACCTTTAGCCGGTAGCGACACTTCTTCTGGAGGCACTGATGTTGGTTTTGGATCGAGTTCAGCTAAAAACCCGCTTAACTTCCTAAACCCCTCGGATATTGAGAGTATGAGTGTTTTAAAAGATGCTTCGGCTACCGCTATCTATGGTTCGCGTGGTGCAAACGGGGTTGTTATTATTACTACTAAATCCGGTCGGGGAAATAAAGGTCGTGTAGAGTATAGTACAACGACCAGTGTTGCAAATGCTGCGAATACCTATGACCTGCTAAACCGTGATGAATTTTTAGAAGCCGTAGAGGATCTTGGGAACGATCCCGACGCAATAGATTTTGGTGGAGATACAGATTGGCAACGTGCTGTATTAAGAACTGCTTTTTCTAAAAACCATAATCTTTCATATTCTAATTCCTATAAAACAGGAAATTATCGCGCGTCTTTAAGTTATGCTGACCAGGAAGGAATTATAAAAAATTCTTCTATGGAAAGAATTTCGGGTAGGGTTAATTTTAACCAGCGTTTATTTGATGATCGCTTAAGCCTAAATTTACAAACGACACTTTCTCAGGTTAAAGATGAAAGAGCTCCTATCTCTAATAACGCTGGGGCTTCTGGTGATTTACTGGGAGGTGCCTATCAATCAAATCCAACATATCCTGCAGATCCAGATTTTCAATTACCAGGATTAATTAATCCTTTGGCTTTATTAAAATACAATCAGGATAAAACGGATACCGAAAGACTACTGGTAAATTTTTCTGCGGAATATGATATCTTTTCTGATTTAAGTGCAAAAGTTAACTTAGGCTATGACAAATCTGAATCTGATCGTCGTGCCTCTATTTCTCCAGACATCCTGGGAATTTCCGGAGTACCAGGGAACGGTCGCGCTAACTTAAATGAAATCGATGCTACAAACCGCTTAATGGAGATCACTCTTAATTATAAAAAACAATTCGAAAATTCAAAAATAGAAGCACTGGTAGGATACTCCTTTCAAGACTTTGAACGTAAAGGTTCTAATATTAGTGGGTTCGGTTTCGGAACGTCTAACCTTAATACCATGGCAGATAACCTAGAATATTCCAGCAATATCCTTGCGTCTAATATTTCTGGTTCTTATCAGCAATATGGTTATAGTTCGGAAGGTTTTTTCGTAAATCGCTTGTTTCCTGAAATTGCAACCGATAATTTAACAGCTCCTTCAGGAATAAACGTGAATTCAGTTGCATTTGATTCTTTTAATACTACAGATGAACTTCAGTCATATTTTGCCCGTGTAAATTATACGCTATTTGATAAGTATATTTTTACGGGAACGATACGTGCTGATGGATCTACTCGATTTGGTGGAAATAATAAATACGGTTATTTTCCCTCAGGTGCTTTTGCCTGGCAAATGGCTGAAGAAGATTTTATTCCGGATACCTTTTCTACCCTGAAATTCAGAATAGGTTACGGAGTTACCGGGAATCAGGAAATTCCATATAATCAGTACGAGCAACGTGAACGCTATTCCGGTATAGGAATTGGCAACGGAGGTAATATTGTAGTACCCGGTACTTCTTTAGTTTCTTTTGCAAACCCAGATTTAAAATGGGAAGAAACAAGCCAAACTAACCTGGGATTGGACTTTGGGTTTATGAGAGATAGACTAAGTGGATCTTTAGACTTCTATTATAAAAATACTACAGATCTTCTTATTCAGGTATTCTCGGCCCAGCCATCACCTCAGCCTTTTGTGTATCAAAATCTGGATGCTAATATTATAAACAAAGGAGTAGAATTTAGCATTGATTATAACATATTCCAAACCGAAGATTTTTACTGGAATTTTGGATTTAATGTAGCTTATAATCACAATATGGTGGAAGACTTTGATGGTATTATCGATACAGGCGAAATTAATGGGCAGGGACTTACAGGCGCATTTGCACAGCGTTTAGTAGGTGGATATCCTTTATTCTCATATTATCTAAGAGAATTCACCGGTTTTGATGAAAACGGATTTAATACTTATGAAGGTGGAGATATCGACAACCAAACGTTTGTAGGTAAAAGTGCGCTACCTAAAACCAACTTAGGAATATCTACCCGCTTTGAATATAAAAATTGGGATCTTTCAGCTTTCTTTACCGGTCAGTATGGATTTTACGTCTATAACAATACCGCCAATGCTTTTTTTACCGCAGGTACACTTAGCAATGGTAGAAATGTAACTCGCGATGTTGTAGGTAATGGAGAATCACCTTTAAATGCTCCAGATGTATCTACCCGATTTTTAGAGCGCGGTGACTTCTTAAGAATGCAAAATGCAACATTGGGATATAATTTTAATTTTGATGAAAACAGTATTTTTAATTCCCTTAGACTATACTTAACAGGGCAAAATCTGTTTTTAATTACAAACTATTCCGGTTTGGATCCAGAGGTAGATACCAATAAAGCTTTAAACAACGTTCCTTCTGCGGGGATCGATTACACCTCTTACCCAAGGCCAAGAACTTATACCTTTGGACTGAACGTTACATTTTAA
- a CDS encoding YtxH domain-containing protein, translating into MKSGGKILIGLLSGAAAGVVAGLLFAPKKGKDTRKAIADTSDNYYKGAKGRVTDFSDSVGHKIDALKAKTKANFSNSKSEEKINEAKAEIHEMKAS; encoded by the coding sequence ATGAAATCAGGAGGAAAAATTTTAATAGGATTATTATCAGGAGCTGCTGCGGGTGTTGTTGCAGGTCTTTTATTTGCACCTAAGAAAGGGAAAGATACCAGAAAAGCAATTGCAGATACTAGTGATAACTATTATAAAGGAGCTAAAGGCCGAGTTACAGATTTTTCAGATTCTGTAGGTCATAAAATTGATGCTTTAAAAGCGAAGACAAAAGCAAATTTTTCTAATTCAAAATCTGAAGAAAAAATAAATGAAGCTAAAGCTGAAATTCATGAAATGAAAGCTAGCTAA
- a CDS encoding Tex family protein, with amino-acid sequence MNLDQFVIKKLGLPAKSIQNTIKLLQEDATVPFIARYRKEQTGNLDETQIQQISEELQYFNNLEKRKQSILEAIESQDALTNQLKAKIENAENLTIIEDLYLPFKKKRKTKADTARENGLEPLAKIIMAQNAPDIYSAATKFVKNKINSVDEALEGAKHIIAEWINENQYVRKQIRKLYSRRAEISSKVVKAKSIEEEAQKFQQYFEWNESLKRIPSHRFLAIYRGDKEGILKLKIEVDKIEALKLITESIIKNRNSKSAALIEEAATDAYSRLLKPSFFTEFLNETKLKADEEAIKVFSLNLEQLLLAPPLGEKRILAIDPGFKSGCKVVCLDENGKLEHNENIYPHPPKNERSLAAKKIKSLVNAHRIKAISIGNGTASRETEQFIKSIPFDRDIEVYVVNEAGASVYSASKVAREEFPNYDITVRGAVSIGRRLSDPLAELVKIDPKSIGVGQYQHEVDQILLKKRLDTTVMSTVNKIGINLNTASKELLSYVSGLGPSLAENIIKIRTENGAFQSRKELLKVPRLGAKAFEQSAGFLRIRNSKNPLDNSAVHPESYHLVTKMAEDLSVDISELVGNKKKLQEIKLKQYTTEKTGLLTLKDILAELEKPGVDPREKISTFSFDESIREITDLKPGMRLPGLVNNITNFGCFVDIGLKQSGLVHISKLSNTYVNDVTQIVRLNQEVEVTVLEVDLDRKRIQLSMVD; translated from the coding sequence GTGAATTTAGATCAATTTGTAATCAAAAAGCTTGGCCTGCCGGCTAAAAGCATTCAAAATACCATCAAATTACTTCAGGAAGATGCGACTGTACCTTTTATTGCACGCTATCGAAAGGAGCAAACCGGTAATTTAGATGAAACTCAAATTCAGCAAATATCAGAAGAGCTTCAATATTTTAATAATCTTGAAAAACGTAAGCAATCTATTCTCGAAGCCATTGAAAGTCAGGATGCACTTACCAATCAATTAAAAGCGAAAATTGAAAATGCTGAAAATCTTACTATTATTGAAGATTTATACCTGCCATTTAAGAAAAAGAGAAAAACCAAAGCCGATACAGCAAGGGAAAACGGATTAGAACCTTTGGCAAAAATAATTATGGCCCAAAACGCGCCAGATATTTATTCTGCAGCCACAAAATTCGTTAAAAATAAGATCAATTCTGTAGATGAGGCGCTGGAAGGAGCAAAGCATATTATTGCTGAGTGGATCAACGAAAATCAATATGTTAGAAAACAAATAAGGAAGTTATATTCCAGGAGAGCTGAAATTTCTTCTAAAGTAGTCAAAGCAAAATCGATTGAAGAAGAAGCACAAAAATTTCAGCAGTATTTCGAGTGGAACGAGTCTTTAAAGCGAATTCCTTCACACCGATTCTTAGCCATTTATCGAGGTGATAAAGAAGGAATTTTAAAACTGAAGATTGAAGTAGATAAAATAGAAGCTTTAAAATTAATTACTGAATCCATTATCAAAAATCGGAATTCAAAGTCTGCAGCTCTTATTGAGGAAGCCGCAACCGATGCATATTCGCGATTATTAAAACCGTCTTTTTTTACCGAATTTTTAAATGAAACTAAACTAAAAGCTGATGAAGAGGCGATAAAAGTTTTTTCACTGAACTTAGAGCAGTTACTTCTCGCACCACCATTGGGCGAAAAACGAATTTTGGCCATTGACCCTGGATTTAAATCCGGTTGCAAGGTGGTATGTTTAGATGAAAATGGAAAGTTAGAGCACAACGAAAATATCTATCCACATCCGCCAAAAAATGAGCGTAGTCTTGCAGCGAAGAAAATAAAATCCTTGGTGAATGCACATAGAATTAAAGCTATTTCTATAGGAAATGGCACAGCAAGCAGGGAAACCGAGCAGTTTATAAAATCGATTCCGTTTGATCGTGATATTGAGGTTTATGTGGTAAATGAAGCCGGAGCTTCAGTTTATTCTGCTTCAAAAGTAGCCAGGGAAGAATTTCCTAATTACGATATTACCGTTCGTGGTGCAGTTTCTATTGGTAGAAGGCTAAGTGATCCTTTAGCAGAATTGGTGAAAATCGATCCAAAATCTATTGGAGTAGGACAGTACCAGCACGAAGTAGATCAAATTTTATTAAAAAAGCGTTTGGATACCACGGTGATGAGCACCGTAAATAAAATAGGAATCAATCTGAACACCGCCAGTAAAGAATTACTTTCTTATGTAAGTGGATTAGGACCCTCCTTAGCTGAAAATATTATAAAAATACGAACGGAAAATGGTGCTTTTCAGTCTAGAAAAGAACTACTAAAAGTTCCACGTTTAGGAGCCAAAGCCTTTGAGCAGTCGGCTGGATTTTTAAGAATTAGGAATTCTAAGAATCCTTTAGATAACTCAGCAGTACATCCTGAAAGTTATCACTTAGTTACGAAAATGGCGGAAGACCTTTCTGTCGATATTTCAGAATTGGTGGGAAACAAGAAGAAACTTCAGGAAATAAAATTAAAGCAATATACCACGGAAAAAACGGGATTACTTACTTTAAAAGATATTCTGGCCGAATTAGAAAAACCCGGCGTAGATCCAAGAGAGAAGATTAGTACGTTTTCGTTTGATGAAAGCATACGCGAAATAACCGATTTAAAACCGGGAATGAGGTTGCCAGGATTGGTGAATAATATTACTAATTTTGGCTGTTTTGTGGATATTGGTTTAAAACAAAGCGGGTTGGTACATATCTCGAAATTATCTAATACTTATGTGAACGATGTCACTCAGATCGTCCGTCTAAATCAGGAAGTTGAGGTTACTGTTTTAGAAGTTGATCTGGATAGAAAAAGAATTCAGCTTTCCATGGTAGATTAA
- a CDS encoding App1 family protein — MKLDLKLYRGYVNDKELVVFGHLFKSWAPDKYRLDRKGIKHTSAIIHKFRIKPLSNYELHLYFKGKEWKTKTMEDGYFRFTVPFEKDLESGWHEYEVVAKMEDHFGIIEKGELLKPYDSQLGIISDIDDTFLISHSNSFFKKLYVMLSKNVNRRKIFEDVVDHYKALSKAGQDSEQASNSFFYVSSSEWNLYDFIVEFAEMHDLPKAVIKLKKIKTGISDFIKTGRGNHDHKFQKVKDIISFYPNLEYVLLGDDSQQDVHIYERICKTYPENVKSIYIRQTGKEQKEEIKEVLNNIESLNVSTCYFKNSQQAIKHSKELEII, encoded by the coding sequence TTGAAACTTGACTTAAAACTTTACCGCGGCTATGTAAATGATAAAGAATTGGTGGTGTTTGGGCATCTATTTAAAAGTTGGGCTCCCGATAAATATCGCTTAGACCGTAAAGGAATAAAACATACATCAGCTATTATCCATAAATTTAGAATTAAACCATTATCTAATTACGAGCTTCATTTATATTTTAAAGGAAAAGAATGGAAAACTAAAACCATGGAAGATGGATATTTTAGGTTTACTGTTCCTTTTGAAAAAGATTTAGAAAGCGGGTGGCATGAGTACGAGGTAGTCGCTAAAATGGAAGATCATTTTGGGATTATAGAAAAAGGGGAGTTATTAAAGCCTTATGATAGTCAGCTTGGAATCATCTCTGATATTGATGATACCTTTTTAATTTCCCATAGTAATAGCTTTTTTAAAAAGCTATATGTGATGCTATCAAAAAATGTTAATCGTAGAAAGATCTTTGAAGATGTGGTAGATCATTATAAAGCTTTAAGCAAAGCAGGGCAGGATAGTGAACAGGCTTCAAATTCTTTCTTCTATGTTTCCAGTAGCGAATGGAATTTATATGATTTTATTGTTGAATTTGCTGAAATGCACGATTTGCCAAAGGCTGTGATTAAACTGAAAAAGATAAAAACCGGAATTTCAGATTTTATTAAAACGGGAAGGGGAAATCACGATCACAAATTTCAGAAGGTGAAAGATATTATTTCATTTTATCCAAATTTAGAATATGTTTTACTGGGAGACGATTCGCAGCAAGACGTTCATATTTACGAGCGAATCTGTAAAACTTATCCTGAAAATGTAAAATCGATTTATATTCGACAAACCGGCAAAGAACAGAAAGAAGAGATCAAAGAAGTTTTAAATAATATCGAAAGCTTAAATGTGAGTACCTGCTATTTTAAAAACAGTCAGCAGGCGATAAAACATTCTAAAGAACTGGAAATTATATAA
- a CDS encoding PRC-barrel domain-containing protein, translating to MKTNEKHLYSLSELGDYKIAKHDHDIRGWEVRDRDAKSIGKVDNLLANKELGKVVYVDVEVNQSIIDKNHDPFSVNNDTGFKEFINKDGENHIIIPIGLIDIYPEDKYVHTNSLDYNTFAETKRYRTGEPISRNYEKQILSSYKQNYRPNEIKGKQESLSKDEIVDGEYSARKTVQPSGYNEDETQQRIDREKANLKYKSEVLHDREETTEERRERERAKLRATSGNPDPAFKPTRTYDDDGNWVREKEYVTDAEIESRRKGQIRKDDDFYDQEEFKPRRRY from the coding sequence ATGAAAACCAACGAAAAGCATTTATATAGTTTAAGTGAATTAGGGGATTATAAAATAGCCAAGCATGATCACGATATTCGTGGTTGGGAAGTGAGAGATCGGGATGCCAAAAGTATTGGTAAAGTAGACAACCTTCTTGCGAATAAAGAATTAGGAAAAGTAGTGTATGTAGATGTCGAAGTAAATCAGTCGATAATCGATAAAAATCATGATCCTTTTTCAGTCAATAACGATACTGGGTTTAAGGAGTTTATCAATAAAGATGGAGAAAATCATATTATTATCCCTATAGGTTTAATCGATATCTATCCTGAAGATAAATACGTACATACCAATTCACTGGATTATAATACGTTTGCCGAAACTAAACGCTATCGCACAGGAGAACCTATTTCAAGAAATTACGAAAAACAGATCCTTTCTTCTTATAAACAAAATTATCGTCCAAATGAAATTAAAGGAAAACAGGAGAGCTTGAGTAAAGACGAAATCGTGGATGGAGAATACAGTGCAAGAAAAACAGTTCAGCCTTCAGGTTACAATGAGGATGAAACGCAGCAGCGTATTGATAGGGAAAAAGCGAATTTAAAATATAAATCTGAAGTTCTTCATGACCGTGAAGAAACTACTGAAGAACGAAGGGAGAGAGAGCGAGCAAAATTAAGGGCTACATCCGGAAATCCAGATCCTGCTTTTAAACCAACAAGAACTTATGATGATGACGGAAACTGGGTTAGAGAAAAAGAGTATGTAACTGATGCTGAAATCGAATCAAGACGTAAAGGCCAGATAAGAAAAGATGATGATTTTTACGATCAGGAAGAGTTTAAGCCTCGAAGACGTTACTAG
- a CDS encoding fasciclin domain-containing protein, translating into MKKLSFLLSFTLVLFIFNNLSAQKTKMVGGAEMYPSKTIVENASQSKDHTTLVAAVKAANLVGTLSSDGPFTVFAPTNSAFEKLPAGTVETLLKPENKTKLQAILTYHVIAGKYDAAKIMKAIKKGNGMASFKTVNGQTITAMMDGDILKIKDASGNISSVSIADVHQSNGVIHVVDTVFLPKM; encoded by the coding sequence ATGAAAAAATTATCATTTTTGCTAAGTTTTACTCTTGTATTATTTATTTTCAACAATTTAAGCGCTCAGAAAACAAAGATGGTTGGAGGTGCTGAAATGTATCCTTCTAAAACAATTGTAGAGAACGCATCGCAATCTAAGGATCACACCACCTTAGTAGCCGCTGTAAAAGCAGCAAATCTTGTAGGTACTTTAAGCAGTGACGGTCCTTTTACCGTTTTCGCTCCTACAAACAGTGCTTTCGAAAAACTTCCTGCTGGAACGGTAGAAACATTACTTAAGCCAGAAAACAAAACTAAATTACAGGCCATTTTAACTTATCATGTAATTGCAGGAAAATATGATGCAGCTAAAATTATGAAAGCCATAAAAAAAGGTAACGGAATGGCCTCATTTAAAACTGTAAACGGTCAAACAATTACCGCAATGATGGATGGTGATATACTAAAAATAAAAGATGCAAGTGGTAATATTTCTTCCGTATCGATTGCAGATGTTCACCAGTCTAATGGAGTTATTCATGTAGTCGACACCGTATTTTTACCAAAAATGTAA
- a CDS encoding diacylglycerol/lipid kinase family protein yields the protein MADFRNILMVVNPISGGEEKEDLIKEVRQAVEKNNYKFHLFKTTGENDIPKIKEEIDQVQPERVLVVGGDGTVKIVAEALFHKDLPIAIFPAGSANGLALNVGIPENRKQQIEVAMGDHFTNLDVLQVNDELCLHLSDIGLNAELIKNYESASIRGKFGYLMQSIPTLVRSKYPYEYEVEIDGKVYNHKGIMLAIANCQKYGTGAKINPEGRHDDGKFEIVIFKNLDITEILGTLREDVKFNPDFAETISTEQAIISCKTPIAFQIDGEFIENTQKIEVKIAEKSLKIAVK from the coding sequence ATGGCAGACTTTAGGAATATTTTAATGGTCGTAAACCCAATTTCGGGCGGAGAAGAGAAAGAGGATCTTATCAAGGAAGTACGACAGGCAGTAGAAAAAAATAACTACAAATTTCATCTTTTTAAAACTACCGGTGAAAACGATATCCCAAAAATTAAAGAGGAAATCGACCAAGTTCAACCAGAACGTGTTCTTGTAGTGGGTGGAGATGGTACGGTAAAAATTGTTGCCGAAGCCTTATTTCATAAGGATTTGCCCATAGCAATTTTTCCTGCAGGTTCGGCTAACGGGCTCGCACTAAATGTTGGAATTCCAGAAAATAGAAAACAGCAAATTGAAGTTGCCATGGGTGATCATTTTACCAATCTGGATGTTTTGCAAGTGAACGACGAGTTATGCCTTCATTTAAGCGATATTGGCTTAAATGCCGAGTTGATCAAAAATTACGAATCCGCATCTATTCGGGGTAAGTTTGGCTATTTAATGCAATCAATCCCAACTTTAGTTAGAAGCAAGTATCCATATGAATACGAAGTTGAAATAGATGGTAAAGTCTATAATCATAAAGGAATAATGCTCGCTATAGCCAACTGTCAAAAATATGGCACAGGAGCTAAAATTAACCCTGAAGGACGACATGATGATGGAAAATTTGAAATTGTGATCTTTAAAAATTTAGATATCACTGAAATTTTAGGCACCCTAAGAGAAGATGTAAAATTTAATCCAGATTTTGCTGAAACCATTTCTACCGAACAGGCTATAATTAGTTGTAAAACGCCTATTGCTTTCCAAATTGACGGCGAATTTATCGAAAATACGCAGAAAATTGAGGTCAAAATTGCCGAAAAGAGTCTAAAAATAGCCGTAAAATAA
- a CDS encoding M28 family metallopeptidase: MFKKLPLNLLIFAALLFSKETIVAQETDTKIYDIISKISADSIEADIRKLVSFGTRNTFSDTVSDKRGIGAARRWIKSEFDNIASQCGCMDVFYQKDFVTKEDGSRIPKDAWVVNVVAIQKGTKYPNRYIIMSGDIDSRASNTMNFKIDAPGANDNASGMAGTMEAARVLSQYEFESSIVYVGLSGEEQGLFGGKGLAEYAKKNNWDIIGILNNDMIGNIEGVDGVISNRDFRIFSEPVPPTETENERNMRRFYGGEVDGISRQLARYIHKTTEIYMPEMNPMMIYRLDRFGRGGHHRPFNDLGFAGVRIMEAHENYNRQHQDIRTENGIEYGDVIEGVNFDYAKKLTTVNAINLASLAWAPPAPAKVEIGGIVEADTKLRWEAVKDAAGYKIYWRDTTAPQWQHSRFVKEVTEFTLDGIVIDNFFFGVSTVGKNGHESVVVFPSGTFR; encoded by the coding sequence ATGTTTAAAAAATTACCTCTTAATTTATTGATTTTTGCTGCACTATTATTTTCTAAAGAAACTATAGTAGCACAAGAAACCGATACAAAAATCTATGATATAATTTCAAAAATATCGGCTGATAGTATTGAAGCGGATATTCGAAAACTTGTAAGTTTTGGAACACGTAATACTTTTAGTGATACTGTTTCTGATAAACGTGGAATTGGCGCTGCCCGCCGTTGGATAAAGTCTGAGTTCGATAATATAGCTTCACAATGTGGCTGTATGGATGTTTTTTATCAAAAGGACTTTGTGACTAAAGAAGATGGCAGCAGAATACCAAAAGACGCATGGGTTGTAAATGTTGTTGCTATTCAGAAGGGGACAAAATATCCTAACCGCTATATTATTATGAGCGGTGATATCGATTCTCGTGCCAGCAATACAATGAACTTTAAAATTGACGCTCCCGGAGCCAATGATAACGCAAGCGGAATGGCCGGCACCATGGAAGCGGCTCGTGTTTTATCCCAGTACGAATTCGAAAGCAGCATTGTTTATGTAGGATTAAGCGGTGAAGAACAGGGACTTTTTGGTGGTAAAGGCCTAGCTGAATATGCTAAAAAGAACAACTGGGATATCATTGGTATTTTAAACAACGATATGATCGGGAATATTGAAGGGGTGGACGGTGTGATTAGTAATCGTGACTTCAGAATTTTTTCAGAACCTGTTCCTCCTACCGAAACAGAAAACGAACGAAATATGAGACGTTTTTACGGCGGTGAAGTAGATGGGATTTCAAGACAGTTAGCACGATATATCCATAAAACCACTGAAATTTATATGCCAGAAATGAATCCCATGATGATCTATCGTTTAGACAGATTTGGTCGTGGCGGGCATCATAGACCATTTAACGATCTTGGTTTTGCCGGTGTACGAATTATGGAAGCTCATGAAAATTACAATCGCCAACACCAGGATATAAGAACTGAAAACGGTATTGAATACGGCGATGTGATCGAAGGTGTTAATTTTGATTATGCAAAAAAACTAACCACTGTAAATGCCATTAACCTGGCAAGTTTAGCCTGGGCTCCACCAGCTCCGGCAAAAGTTGAAATTGGCGGAATTGTAGAGGCCGATACCAAGCTAAGATGGGAAGCTGTAAAAGATGCTGCCGGTTACAAAATTTATTGGCGTGATACCACCGCTCCACAATGGCAACATTCGAGATTTGTGAAAGAGGTTACAGAATTTACTTTAGACGGCATTGTAATCGATAATTTTTTCTTTGGTGTTTCTACTGTAGGAAAAAATGGTCACGAAAGTGTTGTGGTATTCCCATCGGGAACATTTAGATAA